The following nucleotide sequence is from Desulfovibrio sp. X2.
TCCCGGCGAAGCGTCTTGACCCCTTTTCACGGCGTGGTATTGCTGTCCCATGGGAGAAGGTTCCCTCTCCCCTGGCGCCGAACACACAGCAGGAGTGACAGCCATGCTTGGAGTCGAAAAACGCGTCGAGGCGATGTACGGACAGGAAGTGGGTTCCCTGGCGGAAGAGGGGAACTCGTGCGGCACTGGCTCCACCTGCCGCGGGGCCAGATGGCTGGCCGGGCTGGCCGTGGTCGTGGCCGTCATCGGACTGGCCGTGATCTCGGCCCGCAATGCCGACAGGCTGGGCACGCTCGAGACCAGGATCGCGGCCGTGGAACAGCGCGTGCCCGCGGTGGAGCAGCGCGTAGGCGGGCTCGAGGCCGTGGCCGGAGGCCTCCGCGCCCAGGCCCTGGCCGCGGCGGTGCAGGAGATGCGGAACAAGGCCTCCATGGCCGAGAGCCAGGCCGTGACCCAGGAGCAGAAGGACATCCTGAACCAGGTCCAGACGCTGCTGCAAAAGCTCGATACCGGAGCCAAGGCCCCGGCCCAATAGCCTTTCCGGAATGTCCGCAAGCGCTCGGGCGCAAAAAAAGGGGGACCCTCGCGGGTCCCCCTTTGCGTGTCTTTTGTCGTTGCGGCTAGATCTTGCAGGCCGTGCGCAGGTCGGCCGCGGCGTCGGTCTTCTCCCAGGTGAACTCCGGGAGCTCGCGGCCGAAGTGGCCGTAGTTGGTGGTCTTGGAGTAGATGGGGCGGCGCAGGTCGAGGCGCTGCGAGATGAAGTACGGGCGCAGGTCGAAGACCTCGCGCACGGCCTTGGTCAGGGTCTCGTCGCAGACCTGGCCGGTGCCGTAGGAGGTGGCCAGCACGGAGACGGGCTCGGCCACGCCGATGCAGTACGCGATCTGGACCTCGCACTTCTCGGCCAGGCCCGCGGCCACGATGTTCTTGGCCACGTAGCGGGCCATGTAGGCGCCGGAGCGGTCCACCTTGGAGGGATCCTTGCCGGAGAACGCGCCGCCGCCGTGGGCGCCCGCGCCGCCGTAGGTGTCCTGGATGATCTTGCGGCCGGTCAGGCCGCAGTCGCCCATGGGGCCGCCGATGACGAAGCGGCCGGTGGTGTTGATGAAGATCTTGGTGTCCTTGTCCAGCAGCTCCTCGGGCAGGGTCTTCATGATGACCTCGCCGCGGATGGCGTCGCACAGGTCCTGGTAGCCCACGGTCGGGGTGTGCTGGGCCGAGACGACCACGTTATCGATGCGCGCGATCTTGCCGTCCACGTACTCGATGGCCACCTGGGTCTTGCCGTCGGGGCGCAGGAAGTCGAGGATGCCCTCCTTGCGCACGTAGGTCAGGCGGCGGGAGAGCTTGTGCGCCCAGTAGATCGGGGCGGGCATGAGCGTATCGGTCTCGTTGGTGGCGAAGCCGAACATCATGCCCTGGTCGCCCGCGCCC
It contains:
- the metK gene encoding methionine adenosyltransferase, yielding MIQCQGKYLFTSESVTEGHPDKVADAISDGVLDAIMAQDPECRVACETLVTTGMAFIAGEITTSAYAHFPEIVRSTIKEIGYNSSDMGFDWETCAVMSSVDKQSPDIAQGVNRQKPEEQGAGDQGMMFGFATNETDTLMPAPIYWAHKLSRRLTYVRKEGILDFLRPDGKTQVAIEYVDGKIARIDNVVVSAQHTPTVGYQDLCDAIRGEVIMKTLPEELLDKDTKIFINTTGRFVIGGPMGDCGLTGRKIIQDTYGGAGAHGGGAFSGKDPSKVDRSGAYMARYVAKNIVAAGLAEKCEVQIAYCIGVAEPVSVLATSYGTGQVCDETLTKAVREVFDLRPYFISQRLDLRRPIYSKTTNYGHFGRELPEFTWEKTDAAADLRTACKI